Proteins from a single region of Scleropages formosus chromosome 22, fSclFor1.1, whole genome shotgun sequence:
- the stac3 gene encoding SH3 and cysteine-rich domain-containing protein 3: protein MAQYDQLDDKDSLDIHDNPPIPENVVKEEGNTVYFIYDEEVEEEEKEEPPPSEPVKPVNDKPHKFKDHYCKKPKFCDVCARMIVLNNKFALRCKNCKTNIHHQCQSYVEFQRCFGKIPPGFRRAYSSPLYSSQQNATVKELLPFSQSNRTDPVYETLRVGVIMANKERKKGSEDKKNMMMMMMEEEEAQQPKAEEGGAEGANPEGDKKGDKSAADDKNKKPQPGKLGVFSQSHYYLALYRFKAIEKDDLDLHPGDRVTVIDDSNEEWWRGKIGEKTGFLPANYIIRVRAGEMVYKVTRSFVGNREMGQITLKKDQIVVKKGEEVNGYLKVSTGRKLGFFPADLLQEI from the exons ATGGCCCAGTATGACCA ACTAGATGACAAGGATTCTCTGGACATCCATGATAACCCACCCATCCCAGAAAATGTTGTGAAAGAGGAGGGAAACACG GTGTACTTCATCTATGatgaggaagtggaggaggaagagaaagaagaaccACCTCCGTCAGAGCCCGTGAAGCCGGTGAATGACAAGCCCCACAAGTTCAAGGATCATTACTGCAAGAAGCCCAAGTTCTGTGATGTTTGTGCACGTATGATTGTCC TCAACAACAAGTTTGCTCTGAGGTGCAAAAACTGCAAGACCAATATTCACCACCAGTGTCAGTCCTATGTGGAATTTCAGCGATGCTTTGGCAAAATT CCTCCTGGCTTCCGGCGAGCTTACAGCTCTCCCCTGTACAGCAGCCAGCAGAATGCCACAGTCAAGGAGCTACTGCCCTTCT CCCAGTCCAACCGCACTGACCCAGTGTATGAAACGCTGCGCGTTGGAGTCATCATGGCAAACAAGGAGCGCAAGAAGGGGTCTGAGGACAAGAAGAAC atgatgatgatgatgatggaagaGGAGGAAGCTCAGCAGCCAAAGGCAGAGGAGGGAGGAGCTGAGGGTG CAAACCCAGAAGGTGACAAGAAGGGAGACAAATCAGCAGCTGATGACAAG AACAAGAAGCCGCAACCTGGGAAGCTGGGCGTCTTCTCCCAGTCACACTACTATCTGGCTCTGTACCGCTTCAAAGCCATTGAGAAAGACGACCTGGACCTGCA TCCCGGGGATCGGGTCACGGTGATCGATGACTCCAACGAGGAGTGGTGGAGG GGAAAGATTGGGGAGAAGACCGGCTTTCTCCCTGCCAACTACATCATTCGGGTGCGAGCTGGTGAGATGGTCTACAAGGTGACGAGGTCCTTCGTAGGCAACAGGGAGATGGGACAGATTACATTAAAGAAAGACCAG ATTGTAGTGAAAAAGGGAGAGGAGGTGAATGGTTACCTGAAGGTCAGCACTGGACGCAAACTGGGCTTCTTCCCTGCAGACCTTCTGCAGGAGATCTGA